From one Candidatus Marinarcus aquaticus genomic stretch:
- a CDS encoding YqhA family protein, producing MIERFFETAMWQTRFLVILAVIFGLIGALILFVIGSMDIFGVAKYAYVTISTGAHPENFHEDIVSSIIGAVDLYLIAVVMLIFSFGIYELFISPIDHNEKAIEDDKVLSIKSLDQLKDKIAKVIVMVLVVNFFQRVLHTQYNGALEMLYFALAVTALAVGLYFLGKVGKH from the coding sequence ATGATTGAACGGTTCTTTGAAACTGCCATGTGGCAGACAAGATTTTTAGTGATCTTGGCTGTCATTTTTGGTCTGATTGGAGCTTTAATTCTTTTTGTCATTGGAAGCATGGACATCTTTGGTGTTGCTAAGTATGCCTATGTTACGATTTCAACAGGGGCTCACCCTGAAAATTTTCATGAAGATATTGTCAGCAGTATCATTGGTGCGGTTGATTTGTATTTGATTGCAGTTGTGATGTTGATATTCTCTTTTGGTATTTATGAGTTGTTCATTTCTCCTATTGACCATAATGAAAAAGCGATAGAAGACGATAAAGTGCTCTCAATTAAATCACTGGATCAACTTAAAGATAAGATTGCAAAAGTCATTGTGATGGTGTTGGTGGTGAACTTTTTCCAAAGAGTACTTCATACGCAATACAATGGTGCATTGGAGATGTTATACTTTGCACTGGCAGTGACAGCCTTGGCTGTAGGACTTTACTTTTTAGGTAAAGTTGGAAAACATTAA